The sequence tcatttttgaataGAAAAATCTTGACTCCTGAATctcaattgaagaagactAAAGCTCAACAAAAGACTGCAGAACAAATTGCTGCAGAGAGAGCTGCCCGTAAAGCCGTATGTTCATTTACCATGTTTGAAAGATATTATATCATTCCTTTTACAGTGAGTTcacaaaaatataatactTTGTTAAAGAGATCTTTTCTCGGTTTTACATTTCCTTGGCATTTGTTAGTCGCGAACaattttcactttttgcaacgttttttttctttcttaatgatgaaaactATTCCTTATTCTCGACTAGTCTTTGACAATGCTGTCGTTTAATCACCATCTTTCGGCTGACtagtaaagaaaatgcaAGAGTGAGAATATGCCAAGAATCTGCAAGATTGAGTTAAGTTTTCTTAGAAAGTTTTATCGTGCATATTTTTCACTAAATTGGAATGACGTTAAAACCAAAAGTACTGATCTTACTAACATtaatcaaaaattcttgatgaatattattttaggctaacaaggaaaaaagagctattattttggaaagaaacGCCGCTTACCAAAAGGAATACGAAACTGCTGAAAGAAACATCATTCAAGCTAAGCGTGATGCCAAGGCTGCTGGTTCCTACTACGTCGAAGCTCAACACAAGTTGGTCTTCGTTGTCAGAATCAAGGGTATTAACAAGATTCCACCTAAGCCAAGAAAGGTTCTACAATTGCTAAGATTGACAAGAATCAACTCTGGTACATTCGTCAAAGTTACCAAGGCTACTTTGGAACTATTGAAGTTGATTGAACCATACGTTGCTTACGGTTACCCATCCTACTCTACTATTAGACAATTGGTCTACAAGAGAGGTTTCGGTAAGATCAACAAGCAAAGAGTTCCATTGTCCGACAATGCTATCATCGAAGCCAACTTGGGTAAGTATGGTATCTTGTCCATTGACGATTTGATTCACGAAATCATCACTGTTGGTCCACACTTCAAGCAAGCTAACAACTTTTTGTGGCCATTCAAGTTGTCCAACCCATCTGGTGGTTGGGGTGTCCCAAGAAAGTTCAAGCATTTCATCCAAGGTGGTTCTTTCGGTAACCGTGAagaattcatcaataaattGGTTAAGGCTATGAACTAACATTATTCCGTGTGGCAATAATCTCAATgtataataaataatatttctCTTCATATATATGACCGGACTCGTAATAGAATAATTGACTGGAACAATAGCGCATATTGCTTTGCTTCTATACGTAGTTGAGTTTTCACTCACGTACAGCTAGAGAATCTCACATAGGAGTATCCCTGTAGTTAGTTCCGCGCGGTTCGATCACGGATATACTTTCAACAATGGCAGTATGAAAGCCTGttataaaaaagaaggaaacaATAAACGAAGTGCTTTTTTGCCTCCtaaattattcaatttGACAACTGATTTCCAGCCATTCATTATTCAGTGAGGAGCGACAATGTTTGGAGTCAAGGATGCTATATTCAAGATTAAACGTTCCATTGCAGGCACAGATTCTTCTGATTCCACTGCTTACACAACGGCAAGTGAATCTTCACCTCAATTAAAAGATTCCCATAACCCCTTTCGAAATAAAACGACATCCGAGAGAACTATAGTTGAGGAGGGCTCTCTACCACCGGTGAGATTGAATGGCTACTTGCCCTCAACTAAAAATAAACTTCTTACTCCTGAAATGTGCGATGAAATAAGAACATTAATGCCCACGAGGATACAGTTGTACACCGAATGGAACCTTCTATATAGCCTTGAGCAACATGGGTCTTCATTACACTCCCTGTATAGTAACGTTGCTCCAGATAGCAAGGAATTTAGAAGAGTGGGGTATGTATTAGTAATAAAGGATCGTAAAAACGGAATCTTTGGAGCTTACAGCAACGAAGCTTTTCATCCTAACGAACATAGGCAATACACAGGAAACGGGGAATGTTTTCTATGGAAGCTGGATAAAGTACCTGATGTTAATATATccgaaaaagaagaatctGAGCAAGAAGGTAAAGAAGGTAAGGAGGAAGGGGATAAAGAGGAGAGATGGAGGTTTTCAGGTTATCCTTACACTGGAGTTAACGAATTTGCTATATACTGTACATCtgaatttctttcaatggGTGCAGGTGATGGTCATTATGGTCTTTTATGCGATGACGGCCTACTCCATGGTGTTTCAAACCCTTGTCAAACATATGGCAATGAAGTTTTGAGTAAGGAgggcaaaaaattttctataGTAGCTTTGGAAGTATGGCGTGTAGGATAGTGTCATCTATTTAAATATCATACTATGTATTTATGAATGAGAACCTCATGATTGTAAACGAGAAACACTCCTTTAAATAGCCTAAACCGTATCCTCAGTAAGAAAAACTAGAAAATACGGTCCTAATACTTGCATGTGTTTTATGAGTGACGAAATAAataggaaaagaaaaatattttaatacAAACTATCATTTATTGAAATgctctttttcattttcttcattaaatcATTGTATGCAGGCTGGGAAAAACAACCTTGCAATCTCCCaatgtgaaaaaaaaaagaaaatgaagatacGAACATACCTGAAGTGGGAAAGGCAGTTGCCACAACCAGAAGAGCATAACATATTGTCATGACCTCTTTATATGCACCTGGGGCGGAGGATATTCGGCAAAGGTTACGTCCTTTTGggtttttctttgagaAATCACTAAAGGATTTGATTAAGGGTATTAGGTCTCACAACGAAACACCAGAAAAACTGGATCAATTCTTTAAACAAGTATTAAGTGAATGCCGGGAAGAAGTGAACTCTCCAGATCTAAATTCTAAGACCAATGCCGTTCTTAAATTGACCTATTTAGAGATGTACGGTTTTGACATGGCTTGGTGCAACTTTCATATCTTAGAGGTTATGAGCAGTAATAAACTTCAACAAAAACGTGTGGGGTATTTGGCTGCATCACAATCTTTTTACAAAGATTCTGACATTTTGATGCTTGCAACTAActtgttgaaaaaagacTTAAAGTATGACGGAAACAATGATGTTGTTAAAGTTGGCATTGCTTTAAGTGGTCTTTCCACTATAATTACACCCTCATTAGCAAGAGATATAGCTGATGATTTGTTCACTATGCTAAACAGCACAAGACCGTACATAAGAAAGAAGGCCATTACCGCACTATTTAAAGTTTTTCTGCAATATCCAGAGGCTTTGAGAGATAATTTTGATAAGTTTGTTTCAAAGCTAGACGATGATGATATATCTGTGGTTTCTGCCGCTGTCAGTGTTATTTGCGAgctatcaaaaaaaaacccCCAACCATTCATCCAGCTTTCACCTTTATTATACGAGATATTAGTTACCATTGACAATAACTGGATAATCATTAGATTATTGAAGTTATTCACCAACTTATCACAAGTGGAACCGAAATTGAGAGCCAAGTTATTGCCGAAAATTTTAGAACTGATGGAGAGTACTGTTGCAACTTCTGTGATCTATGAATCTGTCAACTGTATTGTCAAGGGGAATATgctagaagaagatgattttgaaacaGCAATGGCATGCCTGGAAAGATTGCACACATTTTGTGATTCTCAGGATCCAAATTTGAGATATATTAGCTGCATATTGTTTTACAAGATCGGCAAAATCAATACTGATTTTATTTCTCGGTTCGACCAACTGATTATACGCTTACTCTCCGATGTCGACGTTTCTATAAGATCAAAAGCAATTGAATTGGTTGAAGGTATTGTTGATGAGGATAACTTAAAGGCAATTGTCCAAACATTGATGAAGCAATTTGTAGATGAAGATGTGGTTATCCTACAAACTGGAAGCATCGTATAcgaaaaatcaaagagaATTCCCATAATAATTCCAGAAAATTACAAGATAAAAATGGTGAACGTCATTATATCGATTTGTTCAGCTGACAACTATTCCAGTGTTAACGACTTTGAATGGTACAATGCAGTAATAATGGACTTGGCGATGCTCTGTCAAGACATATCTGATAAAAGCCTTGGATCAAAAATTGGTGAACAGTTTAGgaatttgatgataaaAGTTCCTTCAATGAGAGAAGTAACCATTGCTAATATTATAAAGCTTATTTCAAATGACAATATTAACAAACAGTTGCCTACCGTATTGAGAGAATGCATTTGGTGTCTCGGAGAATTTTCTACCCTAGTTGAAAATGGTAACGActtaataaaaatcatGACTGAGAATATCAGTTATTATTCTCATAGTGTACAAGAAGTTTTAATTTTAGCACTTGTTAAAGTATTTAGTAATTGGTGTAATAACTTTCAGGAGGATAAACgctttgaaattaaaatgGTGTTAAAAGAGCtaattgaattttttgaaaatttatCTTATTCGAGTACATTCGAAGTCCAGGAAAGAAGCGTAGAAGttttagaatttttaaGACTAAGTTTGGAGGCTTTAGAGGAGGATACGGAAGGTCTACCAATGCTACTGAGCGAAGTCCTGCCTAGTTTTTTTAACGCCTATGAACTCGCACCAATTGCGCGTGGGACTCAATTGAAGTTAGCAGTAGATGAGAATCTTGATCTAGAAACTCCATTTTTGACAAAGGAGGCAGCTGATGAACTCTTAgatgaacaaaaaagtGACGCCATCAGTGATTTAATGTCTGATATCTCAATGGACGAGCAAGTTGAACTAAAATTCGTTGATGATTCTGATACTTCgtatgaagaaaaggaaaaattggatgattttgaaaatccATTTGAGATTGAGAGAGAAAAGGAACGGATGTCAAATCCTTATTATCTAggtgaagaagacgaagaaagaACTAAGAACTCTAAAGATTTGTTGGACTTGAATGAGGAGGAAAGTAGTGATAAAAAGCCAGAAACTATTAGATTAAATAGAACCGATAATTCGTTGAATTCTCTAAGTTTATCTACAACTGAAATCAGcagaaagaagaagaagggaaagaagaaaaataggGTTCAAGTCTTATCCGATGAACCTGTTATCGAAGCCGCTcccaaaaggaaagatGCATTCCAGAAACCCCATGATAATCATTCAACTCAAAatcctttgaaaaaggacAAGATTAATCTGAGAATGCACTCTCaacttgaaaattttgatttttccaattttggGCAATCGAGTAACGCAGGAAGAGGATCGCAGGAAGAGGGCAACCTTAGAAAGGAAGACGAGTTAGAATTAAGTCGTTTAGAGGCCAATCTTATTgtaaaagatgaaaaggatAATTTAAGTGATACTGAAGAAGTTATAGttataaaaaagaagaagaaagggAAAAAGTCAAAgtcaaaaaacaaactaAAAAcgaaagcaaaaaattctCCAGAACCAAATGAATTTCTTCGAGACCAAAGCACTGACATTTaacgataaaaaaatcgaaGTCGTGAATTCTCAATGACAGCGATTACGTACGTAAACTATAATTAATTTAAGTATTTTATTCTGCATAGTATATTATTGCGGTGCACTCAATTTGCCGAAAGAGACGGCATATTTAATAATGACGCGAATGAATCAAAGGCCGCCAAAGGTAATCATAGACCAGAGATGATTtgcaaaattatttgacATACTATTGCTAGTGTAACAATAACACAGCATAACTTTGCTTAGACATATATGTCATTTAAGGCAACTATCACCGAGTCGGGGAAGCAGAATATCTGGTTTCGTGCGATATATGTGTTATCTACAATTCAGGATGATATCAAGATTACAGTGACAACAAATGAGTTAATTGCTTGGTCAATGAACGAGACAGATACTACTCTTTGTCAGGTTAGGTTTCAGAAAAGCTTTTTTGAGGAGTATGAGTTTAAACCACATGAGATTGTATTTGGAGAAAATGGGGTTCAAGTTATAGAAGATACGTACGGCAATAGTCATAAGTTATACTCCTTCCGTGTTAATGGAAGACACCTAACAACTATATCAAGAAAGCCGGATGGTGATGGCATCAAATCATTCACAATTGCGGTAAACAACACTTCTACCTGTCCTGAATCACTTGCAAATAGATTGATTGTGGTGATTGAAATGGATTCGTTAATAGTCAAAGAATACTGTCCCCAATTCCAGCCAATAAAATACGATCCCATAATAATCAACCTTAAGTACAAAAGGAGGTTTTTGGATGTTTTTGGAACTGCTGCCTCCGATCGGAATCCACAGGAGCCCTTGGACCCTAAGCTATTGGACGTTTTTACAAATACAGAGCGTGAGCTAACATCAGCCTTATTTAACGAAGAAGTGGAATCAGACATACGTAAAAGGAATCAGTTAACGGCTGCTGATGAGATTAATTACATTTGTTGTAATTCaactttattgaagaattttttagaCAACTGCAATGTTAATGTAACCGATGAAGTAAAATTGGAAATTAACGTACATAGGCTAAGCATAACTGCATTCACCAAGGCCGTCTACGGCAAAAATAACGACCTTTTAAGAAATGCGTTAAGCATGAGTAACACTATCAGTACGCTCGATCTTGAGCATTATTGCTTATTTACAACAATCGAAGATGAAAAACAAGATAAGCGATCACATAGTAAGCGTAGAGAGCATATGAAAAGTATAATATTCAAATTGAAGGActtcaaaaacttcatAACGATAGGTCCATCCTGGAAGACTACCCAGGACGgaaatgataatataaGTTTATGGTTTTGCCACCCAGGGGACCCTATTCTTATGCAAATGCAAAAACCGGGCGTAAAATTAGAATTGGTTGAAGTTACTGACAGTAACATTAACGATGATATTTTAGAAGGAAAATTCATAAAAACAGCAATCTCTGGCTCCAAAGAAGAGGCCGGACTgaaagacaacaaagaaagcTGCGAAAGTCCATTAAAAAGCAAAACTGCTTTAAAGAGAGAAAACCTGCCACACTCTGTGGCTGGAACTCGAAACAGTCCTTTGAAAGTGTCGTATCTGACCCCTGATAATGGAAGCACAGTTGCTAAGACCTATAGAAATAACACGGCAAGAAAATTATTCGTGGAAGAACAAAGCCAAAGTACGAATTACGAACAAGATAAGCGGTTCCGGCAGGCTAGTTCAGTTCATATGAACATGAATCGGGAACAAAGTTTTGACATTGGTACGACTCATGAAGTGGCCTGTCCACGTAATGAGAGCAATTCTTTAAAAAGATCCATAGCAGATATTTGtaatgaaactgaagaCCCCACCCAACAATCTACATTTGCAAAAAGGGCAGACACCACTGTGACATGGGGAAAAGCGTTACCAGCTGCAGATGATGAGGTTTCATGCAGCAATATCGATAGAAAAGGAATGctcaagaaagaaaaattgaagcaTATGCAAGGTCTGTTGAATTCCCAGAATGACACAAGTAATCACAAGAAACAGGACAATAAAGAGATGGAAGATGGGCTGGGTCTAACACAAGTAGAAAAGCCAAGGGGTATATTTGACTAAAACCATAATGCAAAATCAGTATAAAGGCGTGTAAATATTAGATGAAGTAGCAATTATCATGATAATATCGATCgctgtttttttttttttttctgtctCAATTTGGTGAGCGTGCGGCTGATGGTCCATCACGGTCGGGGAACAAactaaaattttcaatagcaTAATATCTCTATATTGCATAGCTTTTTACTTAATAGGAacttaaaaatttcattgatgCTATTATATTTAACTCATAAGTCAATctctttttccattttgatTAGCTTATTGCGACATGGACTATGAATTATAAtaactttgaaaattcGAAGGGTGATGGACATTCTAGGCTTCCCAAACCTACATACTCCGGAACGCTATCAGATGGCTATGATGAATCGAAAATTAAAAGGCAAAAAACAGACTCTGCTTTTAATGCAGCTTACTCACCTCATATGTATCCGAACTCTCCGTATTATGAAGGTTCATGGAATACCGGTTATACTCCTCAACTTCATCATGTAGCCCCTCATAATCAATATTTCCATCCAATACAACCGTCCACTCAGTACAATTATACGAGTCCTCCCAATTATACAGAAAATTACATACCGCCAGTTCATCAGAATATATCTTATGCACCAGCGCTTAATTTACAGAAGTGGCCATCATCATATTGTGAAAACACTCAAGCCTTAAAGAATGATAAAGATTACCAAACATCAATTAGTTATGAAGATGTTGCAATACCGACCGTAAAGGAAATACAATTGATTGAGAAAAACAGAGGGAAAGATACGTTTATGAATGAAATAAGTCCAGTACCATCAAGCAAGGATCAAGCATCTGCGGAGCCTACAGAAATCCCAAGAAAGGATCCCGAGCTGGCAAATTCTAATGCCGAAGATGATCATAATAACTTAGGGctagaagatgatgatCGTGATGAGCAGTTAGAATCAGAGGGGTTGGGTAAGGTGGTTTTGGTTCCTGGAACCTCCATAGCATTGATTACTGATGAAGATGTTAAAAAGTGgagagaagaaagaaaaaaaatgtggCTACTGAAAATATCCAATAACAAACAGAAACATATGCAAGAAATGGGCATAAAGGAAGATGAACTGAAGAGCCAACCTAGCATTTTCAAAGAGTcaaggaaagaaaagcaatttATACAGAgtattcaaaatcaagTGCAGAGAGGAAATCCGAAGATTGACTTGAACTTGAAATTGATACAGCGAGAATTCGCAAACGAAAACTCCCAACTTTTGGACTTTATAAGAGAATTGGGAGATGTAGGATTACTTGAATATGAGCTATctcaacaagaaaaagatgtaCTTTTTGGGAGCTCTgaagataataataaaaatcatTACAAACcaaattacaaaaacaGGAAACCTAATCTGAGTAGAGCCAACTTTACTAGAAATAAGTAATAGAATAGCAAATATTGATATACATGGAAGAGTACATGCAAAGGTgcgtaaaaaaaaataagtcAGATAAAACTAATTACTGTTTAGAAATCATGAGTATATGAAACTAATTTTGAAGAGCTTTAACTGCTAGGTTACTTAAAACAGTAGTTACAGCAGCACCAAGGAACGAACCGAAAATGGCACCTTGGTAAAATGAACCCTTATTCTCTCTCTGTACTTTACTTTCAGAAGcgtcttttttcttacttttcGTTCGTGATTTTGTGGAAGATGTTGTCGTTTTGTGCTTCCTGACTCTACCAGGCGACACAGCCTTCTTAATGTGTTGTTCATTATTAACTAATGACTTTTTATTAAGCGGTCCACCGTTTTTGGCTTTATTTATAACGAACCCATCAGCAGAGTTTGAACTTGCATCTGTCAGTTTATGCACTCTAAGTTTTTCTTGGTCgttgtttttcttcagtgTAATCAATGCAGCGTTGTCTTCTTTCATTGCTGTCATTTTTTGGAGAagtatttatatatttattagTTATTTAATGTGTTTATAAATTTATCTTGAGGCTGGTGAAATCTATTCCAAGTATTTTAAATATGTTTGCAAATGCGAGTCTACTACTTTGGTTCCATATGATGTCAGTTTTACAACAATTTATACTAGAGATAGCCAATATACTTGTTTCAGTTCTGTTTTGCCGTAATGGAATTATAGCTCCGACAAATGTAATCTTATGCACTGAAATTCAATCCATTGTGACAAGAATTATGTATTTTAGTTCTTATTTGATTTATTTCGACGCCTCGCGCGCGCTCTTAGAATCCGGCCCGACAAAGGATCTGAAACAAGTATAAATCAAATGGCCAATATAATGTCAAGCCTGTTTTATGTGGCAATGTTTAGACAGAAAATCACGCCTGTAGGGGTCCACATATCTCCAGAATAATTAGAGAGTCGGTGTCCTTATGAGATCTTCCTTAAAGCGAACAGATTGATTAATCATGTTTTACGCGAGGATATACGATAAAAACAAGTGAACAGCTCTTACATAACAACGCACTcacttttctctttttcagAAGCTTTTGCATTGAGAAGGCTGCTTCTTCGCTTAAACTTGTCTTTTTTGACTGGTGCGTGTATTTCtgagttttttttgtgaGAATggattttcctttttgctTCAAATTTCGTAACACgttcttgttcttgttcctGTAACTGTTTGGCTAGTTCTTtatcgttttcaatttgcTGAATTTCTTCAAGTAGCAAATTTCCAGTTCCAAAATCACGTTCAATGTCAGTTGACAATTGCTGTCCATTTACCTCTGCTGCACTAAAGTTACCGGCAAAAAAAGCATCGCAGGAGCCGTCCACCGAATCTAGGGATTGCCATACAATATCTTTACAATTTTTATAACCAAAGTCCGTAACCAATGTGTATAATCGATCTTCGTATTTGAACAATGTAGAAAAATGGTCATTTCTGAATAAAATGGAGAATTTGTTGTGTAGCAGCTTTTCTCTCAATCGTAGGAGTCCAAAGGCGGTCAACTGAGTCGGTGATTCGTTCAAAAACAGACCCAAATGCATGGCATCACGTAAAACTTCGTCCGAGTTTTCATCTTGGGAAATTCCACAATTTATATCAGCTGCTTGTGTTAAGATTCTCTGCGCAGATTCATAAGAATAATGAGATAGTTTCTCATCaatgttttcatttatGAAACTGTTGATAACCCAGCCATGGACAACATCAACGTTAAACAATCGAAATATTGACATCTCTTtagtattttcaaaagaccCATTAAACTCAGGGTTAATATTTAAACCTTCATGTAATCTAGGTAACAAACTTAGTAACTCACTTATATCAGTACTAGGTTTATCTGTAACTTGTAAAGCGATATCTGCTAAGACTTCAATAAGTTCTTTTAAAGATATTTGACTTCCCTTATTTACCAACCTTATTAACTCATTGGAAAAACGTGTATGATCTGGTGAAAGTATTAGAATATTTGCAAGTGCTAACAAGGCACAAGGTCCGTTTTCGTTTTGCAGTAATATTCGATGGTTTTGACCATTAATTTTGACACTTTTAGTCGTGAAACTTAAATCCATGAAAAGATATTGCAATAAACAAGAATTGCAGTGATGTGAATCTACTTTGAGCTGTTCTTTAAAGCGCCTTGTAGAATGGGCATTTTGTCCAACGTTTTCAAGACCCTTTTTTCGTACTGCTCGCTGTTAATACTGCGAAACTAAAATAAACGACAGGCAGATGACTAAAACAAATCAAACAAGAACCTCTAGGGAAAGGTGTCCTAAGCGCGGAACTTCTTTTCGTTATGGGGTAAATAGAGCGGTACTTAATAATCTGTTTACAAAGCAATTTTACAAAGTTTTGATATAAGAACATTTAACtaaagagaagaaaaagaaatgaaaagcCATTCTCTTGGCAGAGGAAACAAATGAAGAGGTGCGTGTAAGTGAAATAAATAGACCAAATAGCATTTGAtaaggaagaaataaaagaaatttatAACAGGGTAAAGAGTTTTTCGTTCTGAAAGAGATGCAGCAATAGTAAGAATTAAGTCCTAGTCCAATTTGGGAAGGGAAAACGATTAAAGCATAAACCGCTATGTCGAATTTATGCAAACCATATCAATCTACTTTccttaaaaatttttcgtCCAATTAAAAGAATTCAAGTATAATGTacaagaaatggaaaagattgaaaaaaggGAGTCtatttttgtagttttgCTAAACTATCTAATAGACTTTGAACATTATTGCCAGCaggttgctgttgctgttgctgttgctgttgttgttgttgttgttgttgttgagGTGGCGGAGGTTGGTGTGACATTGGTGGGGCAGAGGGTTTTGCAGATATATTTTGACCATTGTAATTGGTACTCATAGGAGGGGGAGAGGATGAGTTCATAGAGGAATATCCACCCaactgttgttgctgttgttgagGAGCCTGGCCTTGCATTGATTGTATTAAACCAACCAATTGCTGCTGAGCATGaggttgttgttgctgttgttgggCCATTGAAAGCAAATTCGATACAACGTTAGGTGGAAGGTTTTGAATGGCAGATAATAGTTGTTGCTGGTCCATTGGAGTTTGAGAAGGTGGTTGAGGAGGCGGACCAGCCTGATAACGACCATACCCTTGAGGAATTTGTTGTTGTGGAGGTGGTGGTGGAATAGAAGTCTGGTAGCGACCGTAGCTCTGATTCATTGGAATTGGAGGTTGAGAACCATATCCTTGGTCATGGGATGGTGGTGGCATCCCATAATTACCATATggctgttgctgttgttgttgtggAGGAGGCATACTGTAACCCTGGTAATAGTTTGTTTGAGGAGGAGGTCCGACAGCTGGGCCGTTTGGAACAGGAAGAGGAGGAGCGCCATATATGTTTTGCTGATGGCTCATAGCACGGTAATCAGTAGGACGAGAATTATTTCTGTTGTTTTTGATGTTATTAAAAATGGCAACTGCGTCATCAGCGGATATGCTAATATATTCATCAAATTTCGTTTCACCTTGTGAGCCTTTGTAGAAAGTTTGAACATCTACATT is a genomic window of Saccharomyces cerevisiae S288C chromosome XVI, complete sequence containing:
- the RSA1 gene encoding Rsa1p (Protein involved in the assembly of 60S ribosomal subunits; functionally interacts with Dbp6p; functions in a late nucleoplasmic step of the assembly), with translation MNYNNFENSKGDGHSRLPKPTYSGTLSDGYDESKIKRQKTDSAFNAAYSPHMYPNSPYYEGSWNTGYTPQLHHVAPHNQYFHPIQPSTQYNYTSPPNYTENYIPPVHQNISYAPALNLQKWPSSYCENTQALKNDKDYQTSISYEDVAIPTVKEIQLIEKNRGKDTFMNEISPVPSSKDQASAEPTEIPRKDPELANSNAEDDHNNLGLEDDDRDEQLESEGLGKVVLVPGTSIALITDEDVKKWREERKKMWLLKISNNKQKHMQEMGIKEDELKSQPSIFKESRKEKQFIQSIQNQVQRGNPKIDLNLKLIQREFANENSQLLDFIRELGDVGLLEYELSQQEKDVLFGSSEDNNKNHYKPNYKNRKPNLSRANFTRNK
- the DDC1 gene encoding Ddc1p (DNA damage checkpoint protein; part of a PCNA-like complex required for DNA damage response, required for pachytene checkpoint to inhibit cell cycle in response to unrepaired recombination intermediates; potential Cdc28p substrate; forms nuclear foci upon DNA replication stress), encoding MSFKATITESGKQNIWFRAIYVLSTIQDDIKITVTTNELIAWSMNETDTTLCQVRFQKSFFEEYEFKPHEIVFGENGVQVIEDTYGNSHKLYSFRVNGRHLTTISRKPDGDGIKSFTIAVNNTSTCPESLANRLIVVIEMDSLIVKEYCPQFQPIKYDPIIINLKYKRRFLDVFGTAASDRNPQEPLDPKLLDVFTNTERELTSALFNEEVESDIRKRNQLTAADEINYICCNSTLLKNFLDNCNVNVTDEVKLEINVHRLSITAFTKAVYGKNNDLLRNALSMSNTISTLDLEHYCLFTTIEDEKQDKRSHSKRREHMKSIIFKLKDFKNFITIGPSWKTTQDGNDNISLWFCHPGDPILMQMQKPGVKLELVEVTDSNINDDILEGKFIKTAISGSKEEAGLKDNKESCESPLKSKTALKRENLPHSVAGTRNSPLKVSYLTPDNGSTVAKTYRNNTARKLFVEEQSQSTNYEQDKRFRQASSVHMNMNREQSFDIGTTHEVACPRNESNSLKRSIADICNETEDPTQQSTFAKRADTTVTWGKALPAADDEVSCSNIDRKGMLKKEKLKHMQGLLNSQNDTSNHKKQDNKEMEDGLGLTQVEKPRGIFD
- the MIY2 gene encoding ubiquitinyl hydrolase 1 (K48-specific deubiquitinating (DUB) enzyme; MINDY family endo-type deubiquitinase that preferentially cleaves long K48-linked polyubiquitin chains between moieties; diploid deletion strain exhibits high budding index; GFP-fusion protein localizes to the cytoplasm endoplasmic reticulum and cell periphery in high-throughput studies; YPL191C has a paralog, YGL082W, that arose from the whole genome duplication; ortholog of human MINDY2/FAM63B), giving the protein MDLSFTTKSVKINGQNHRILLQNENGPCALLALANILILSPDHTRFSNELIRLVNKGSQISLKELIEVLADIALQVTDKPSTDISELLSLLPRLHEGLNINPEFNGSFENTKEMSIFRLFNVDVVHGWVINSFINENIDEKLSHYSYESAQRILTQAADINCGISQDENSDEVLRDAMHLGLFLNESPTQLTAFGLLRLREKLLHNKFSILFRNDHFSTLFKYEDRLYTLVTDFGYKNCKDIVWQSLDSVDGSCDAFFAGNFSAAEVNGQQLSTDIERDFGTGNLLLEEIQQIENDKELAKQLQEQEQERVTKFEAKRKIHSHKKNSEIHAPVKKDKFKRRSSLLNAKASEKEKSECVVM
- the PRM3 gene encoding pheromone-regulated protein PRM3 (Protein required for nuclear envelope fusion during karyogamy; pheromone-regulated; peripheral protein of the nuclear membrane; interacts with Kar5p at the spindle pole body), which encodes MTAMKEDNAALITLKKNNDQEKLRVHKLTDASSNSADGFVINKAKNGGPLNKKSLVNNEQHIKKAVSPGRVRKHKTTTSSTKSRTKSKKKDASESKVQRENKGSFYQGAIFGSFLGAAVTTVLSNLAVKALQN